A region of Sphingobium baderi DNA encodes the following proteins:
- the cobD gene encoding threonine-phosphate decarboxylase CobD: MKNRWTWHGGGLAAARARFGEGRQPWIDLSTGINPHAWPVPDDMEIDWRRLPCEANLREMERTAALYFGVDPRHLCALPGTETGLRIVSSLLGPEAQYLAPTYRTHEEMFPVSSAVSSASPSNPESGVLILANPNNPDGRHWTRDALLALADNRAEEGWLIVDEAFADSDPTHSLAPDIADHRRLLIFRSFGKFFGLAGLRLGFLLGPEAIVDQMRRKLGAWPISAAAIAIGAAAYADHEWIAATRNRLRRERLRLDEILIGCGYRPMGACPLFTLIATDDAMALFERLAQRAILTRPFDHNPRWLRIGLPESNEALSRLQRALLLD; encoded by the coding sequence ATGAAGAATCGATGGACATGGCATGGCGGCGGCCTGGCCGCGGCGCGAGCGCGGTTCGGCGAAGGTCGCCAGCCATGGATCGATCTGTCGACCGGCATCAATCCCCATGCATGGCCAGTTCCGGACGATATGGAGATCGATTGGCGCCGCCTTCCTTGCGAAGCCAACCTGCGGGAGATGGAAAGAACCGCCGCACTCTATTTCGGCGTGGACCCCAGGCATCTTTGCGCGCTTCCCGGAACCGAAACGGGCCTGCGTATCGTGAGCAGCCTGCTCGGCCCGGAAGCGCAATATCTCGCCCCCACCTACCGCACGCATGAAGAGATGTTTCCAGTATCGTCCGCCGTTTCGTCGGCCTCACCGTCCAATCCCGAAAGCGGCGTCCTCATCCTTGCCAATCCCAACAATCCTGATGGGCGCCACTGGACGCGCGATGCGCTGCTCGCCCTTGCAGACAATCGCGCAGAAGAGGGATGGCTGATCGTCGACGAAGCCTTCGCCGACAGCGATCCGACGCACAGTCTGGCCCCCGACATTGCCGACCATCGTCGATTGCTGATCTTTCGATCCTTCGGCAAATTCTTTGGGCTGGCAGGCCTACGGCTGGGGTTCCTGCTAGGGCCCGAAGCCATCGTCGATCAGATGCGACGAAAGCTTGGTGCGTGGCCCATTTCCGCGGCAGCCATCGCCATTGGCGCGGCCGCTTATGCCGATCATGAGTGGATTGCCGCAACGCGGAATCGCCTGCGCCGCGAAAGGCTGCGGCTGGACGAAATATTGATCGGCTGCGGCTATCGGCCGATGGGCGCATGTCCTCTTTTCACGCTGATCGCGACGGACGATGCGATGGCATTATTTGAGCGCCTTGCACAGCGGGCGATCCTGACGCGGCCCTTCGATCATAATCCGCGCTGGCTCAGGATCGGGCTGCCGGAATCGAACGAGGCGCTGAGCCGCCTGCAAAGGGCGCTTCTCCTTGACTGA
- a CDS encoding adenosylcobinamide-GDP ribazoletransferase has translation MKSLIIAVQFLTRLPAPHIAVTPNEFASAMRWFPAVGLLLGSILALGAWAGSLIDPWIGALSGLLLWTMVTGGLHLDGLADIVDARGAAHGDRDRMLAVLGDPHIGSFGVIAIGLLLLSKLVLIHALLQQASVINLMTLICIPFIARIGPLIWTTWLPPLHEGLASRFRGAIRPFDIFAWSSVALLASLRFPVLLAGAVFIPLWGCWIKRQIGGISGDGHGAGIELIETALLMTLIVGSKLS, from the coding sequence TTGAAAAGCCTCATCATCGCGGTGCAATTCCTGACGAGGCTGCCCGCACCCCACATCGCTGTCACGCCGAATGAATTCGCATCGGCCATGCGGTGGTTCCCCGCAGTTGGCCTGCTATTGGGTTCGATCCTCGCGCTGGGCGCTTGGGCAGGCAGCCTGATCGATCCATGGATCGGGGCGCTTTCCGGATTGCTTCTGTGGACCATGGTGACGGGCGGGCTCCATCTGGATGGACTGGCCGACATCGTCGATGCGCGTGGCGCGGCGCATGGAGATCGCGACAGGATGCTGGCGGTCCTGGGCGATCCTCATATCGGCAGTTTCGGCGTCATCGCCATAGGCCTTTTGCTGCTGAGCAAACTGGTGCTGATCCACGCTCTTTTGCAGCAAGCTAGCGTCATTAACTTGATGACACTTATCTGCATTCCCTTCATCGCCCGCATCGGGCCCCTGATCTGGACGACTTGGTTGCCTCCCCTTCACGAGGGCCTGGCATCCCGATTTCGCGGAGCCATTCGCCCGTTCGATATATTCGCATGGTCAAGCGTGGCGCTGTTGGCATCCCTTCGCTTCCCCGTCCTGCTCGCCGGCGCCGTCTTCATCCCGCTCTGGGGTTGCTGGATCAAGCGCCAGATCGGAGGTATTTCCGGCGATGGCCATGGCGCCGGCATCGAATTGATTGAAACCGCGCTTCTGATGACCCTGATCGTGGGATCGAAACTGTCATGA
- a CDS encoding formylglycine-generating enzyme family protein: protein MSIAHRLGPAALLALLPLSTAAIDQPAYGTQCATQSDDMAWVPAGKAQIGDDRGYPEERPAYEANVPGFWIDRHEVTNAQFARFVLETGYRTVAEGLGDSIVFQPPGPGERPVAPQQWWRIVKGADWRHPEGPGSDLAGRNDYPVVQVAYADAIAYARWAGRSLPTEEQFERAANGGQSSGWEQPGPEAANSWQGEFPASNTGLDGHRGLAPVGCYRANGFGLRDMIGNAWEWTQSWYLPSHQPVLIGEGAPGNPSFDSDQPDARVRVIKGGSFLCAPNYCARYRPAARHAQDELSAASHLGFRTVDLKRAAPAG from the coding sequence ATGAGTATCGCGCATAGACTTGGCCCGGCCGCCTTATTGGCGCTGCTGCCCCTTTCGACAGCGGCCATCGACCAGCCAGCCTATGGCACGCAGTGCGCTACCCAGAGCGACGACATGGCGTGGGTGCCAGCGGGCAAGGCGCAGATCGGGGATGACCGGGGCTACCCAGAGGAACGCCCCGCCTATGAAGCGAACGTGCCCGGTTTCTGGATCGACCGGCACGAAGTCACCAACGCCCAATTCGCCCGCTTCGTTCTGGAAACGGGCTATCGAACCGTCGCCGAGGGGTTGGGGGATTCTATTGTCTTCCAACCGCCCGGCCCGGGCGAACGGCCGGTCGCGCCCCAGCAATGGTGGCGGATTGTCAAAGGCGCCGACTGGAGGCATCCCGAAGGACCGGGAAGTGACCTTGCCGGACGGAACGACTATCCGGTGGTGCAGGTCGCCTATGCCGATGCAATCGCCTATGCCCGCTGGGCGGGACGCTCGCTTCCCACCGAAGAGCAGTTCGAACGCGCGGCCAATGGCGGACAGTCAAGCGGATGGGAACAGCCCGGCCCCGAAGCCGCCAATAGCTGGCAGGGCGAATTTCCGGCCTCCAACACCGGCCTCGACGGGCATCGCGGCCTCGCGCCGGTCGGATGCTACCGGGCCAACGGTTTCGGCCTGCGGGATATGATCGGCAATGCATGGGAATGGACGCAAAGCTGGTATCTGCCGAGCCATCAACCCGTGCTGATTGGTGAAGGCGCGCCGGGAAATCCCAGCTTCGACTCCGACCAGCCCGACGCCCGCGTTCGGGTCATAAAGGGCGGTTCCTTTCTGTGTGCGCCCAATTATTGCGCCCGCTACCGCCCCGCTGCCCGCCACGCGCAGGACGAGCTTTCCGCCGCGTCGCATCTGGGCTTCCGCACGGTCGATCTCAAGCGCGCCGCCCCGGCTGGATAA
- a CDS encoding arylsulfatase — protein MSVRLLLAALAAIVATQPAAAENSSRPNFLVIVADDLGYSDIGAFGGEIATPNLDAIATSGLRLTGFHTAPTCSPTRSMLLSGTDNHRAGLGSMAELLAPNQKGQPGHEGYLRPQVASLAELLSANGYRTLLSGKWHLGVTPGQDPHARGFQHSFALLQGGHNHFGRGISTDPAKGYTYTQDGKVLSALPDGFYSSDYFATKLIEELKTSGKGTEGKKPFFAYLAFTAPHWPLQAPKEDIAKYRGRYDAGFEVLRAQRLKRQAELGLLDPAVAAHEPVLRKGGWDSLTAEQKRVASRDMEIYAAMVDRLDQNVGRVIAELKRTGQYDNTVILFLADNGAEGMDLTATEMAGIGKLAAGADNSFDNRGAATSYVGYGPGWAQAGTAPSWLVKAYAAEGGTRTVSFINYKGFKRQGIANAFLSVADVVPTFLNLAHVPDPQGSFAGRQVEPIRGKSWVPYLSETADRVYAPGDSIGTELFGSRALRQGDWKITDIGDGEWRLFNLAEDPGETHDLSLEHPDRKRQLIAAWDAYAKDVGVILPDQRIYQP, from the coding sequence ATGTCCGTTCGCCTCTTGCTCGCCGCGCTGGCCGCCATCGTCGCGACGCAACCCGCCGCCGCGGAAAATTCCAGCCGGCCCAATTTCCTCGTCATAGTCGCCGATGACCTCGGCTATTCCGACATCGGAGCATTCGGGGGTGAGATAGCGACGCCGAACCTGGATGCGATCGCGACGTCCGGGCTGCGGCTGACCGGTTTCCATACCGCGCCGACCTGTTCGCCGACGCGTTCCATGCTGCTGTCGGGCACCGACAACCATCGCGCCGGTCTCGGATCGATGGCCGAGTTGCTGGCACCCAACCAGAAGGGCCAGCCGGGCCATGAGGGCTATTTGCGGCCGCAGGTGGCCTCCCTCGCCGAGCTTCTGTCGGCGAACGGCTACCGCACCTTGTTGTCAGGCAAGTGGCATCTGGGCGTGACGCCGGGACAAGACCCGCACGCCCGCGGTTTCCAGCACAGCTTCGCACTGTTGCAGGGCGGCCATAATCATTTCGGCCGGGGAATATCAACCGATCCCGCCAAGGGATATACCTATACCCAGGACGGCAAGGTGCTGAGCGCTCTGCCCGACGGCTTCTATTCATCCGACTATTTCGCGACCAAGCTCATTGAGGAACTGAAGACCAGCGGTAAGGGCACGGAAGGGAAAAAGCCGTTCTTCGCCTATCTTGCGTTCACCGCACCGCACTGGCCATTGCAGGCGCCCAAGGAAGACATCGCCAAATATCGCGGCCGTTATGATGCAGGCTTCGAAGTGCTGCGCGCGCAACGGTTGAAGCGGCAAGCAGAGTTGGGTCTGCTAGATCCGGCAGTGGCCGCGCATGAGCCTGTGCTGCGTAAAGGCGGATGGGATTCCCTGACGGCCGAGCAGAAGCGCGTGGCATCGCGCGATATGGAAATCTATGCGGCGATGGTCGACCGGCTGGACCAGAATGTCGGACGGGTCATCGCGGAGCTGAAACGCACCGGCCAGTATGACAATACCGTCATCCTGTTCCTGGCGGACAATGGCGCGGAAGGGATGGACCTGACCGCGACGGAAATGGCGGGGATCGGCAAGCTGGCGGCCGGAGCCGATAACAGCTTCGACAATCGCGGCGCGGCGACCAGCTATGTCGGCTACGGTCCCGGCTGGGCGCAGGCGGGAACAGCGCCCTCCTGGCTGGTGAAAGCCTATGCCGCGGAAGGCGGCACGCGCACGGTTTCGTTCATCAACTACAAGGGGTTCAAGCGCCAGGGCATCGCCAACGCTTTCCTCTCTGTCGCGGATGTGGTGCCCACCTTTCTGAACCTTGCCCATGTTCCCGATCCACAGGGCAGCTTCGCCGGACGGCAGGTGGAGCCGATACGCGGCAAGAGCTGGGTGCCCTATCTGAGCGAAACGGCCGACCGGGTCTATGCGCCGGGCGACAGCATCGGGACCGAACTGTTCGGCTCGCGCGCGCTGCGGCAGGGCGACTGGAAAATCACCGACATCGGCGATGGAGAGTGGCGGCTGTTCAATCTGGCCGAAGATCCCGGTGAAACGCATGACCTGTCGCTGGAACATCCCGACCGCAAACGGCAACTGATCGCGGCCTGGGATGCCTATGCGAAGGATGTCGGCGTTATCCTGCCCGATCAACGGATCTATCAACCATGA
- a CDS encoding TauD/TfdA dioxygenase family protein gives MTAHINNFINAADAASPLDIVPVAGRIGAEVRGIALSGDLDPATVAAVEAALVRHKVIFFRDQDALTDQRHEEFAALLGDPVAHPTVPVAEGSRYLLELDSKEGYAASSWHTDVTFVDAYPKASILRALHVPEAGGDTLWANTATAYEDLPEALKTLVDGLWAVHSNKYDYAHALSAKDQQRQEEYSKVFASTVYETQHPVVRVHPVSGERTLLLGHFVKQFAGLNSADSQRLFSILQDHITKPENTVRWRWRAGDVAIWDNRATQHRAIADFGVQRRHLRRATVNGDVPVAIDGNRSRTTKKEQQPELVPAE, from the coding sequence ATGACTGCCCATATCAACAATTTCATCAACGCCGCCGATGCGGCAAGCCCGCTTGACATCGTGCCCGTGGCGGGCCGGATCGGCGCTGAAGTCAGGGGCATCGCCCTGTCCGGTGACCTCGATCCGGCCACCGTCGCCGCCGTCGAAGCCGCGCTGGTTCGCCACAAAGTCATCTTCTTCCGCGATCAGGACGCGCTCACCGATCAACGACATGAAGAATTCGCCGCGCTGCTGGGTGATCCGGTCGCACATCCCACCGTGCCGGTGGCCGAAGGTTCACGCTATCTGCTCGAACTGGATTCCAAGGAAGGCTATGCCGCCTCGAGCTGGCATACGGACGTGACCTTCGTCGATGCCTATCCCAAGGCGTCGATCCTCCGCGCGCTTCATGTGCCCGAAGCTGGCGGCGATACGCTGTGGGCCAACACCGCCACCGCTTATGAAGATTTGCCCGAAGCGCTCAAGACGCTGGTGGACGGTCTGTGGGCGGTTCATTCGAACAAATATGACTATGCCCATGCGCTGAGCGCCAAGGACCAGCAGCGGCAGGAGGAATATAGCAAGGTTTTCGCTTCGACCGTTTATGAAACCCAACACCCGGTTGTTCGCGTCCATCCGGTATCGGGCGAGCGCACCTTGCTGCTCGGCCATTTCGTCAAGCAGTTCGCCGGCCTCAACAGCGCGGATTCGCAGCGGCTATTCTCCATCCTTCAAGACCACATCACCAAGCCGGAGAACACGGTACGCTGGCGCTGGCGCGCGGGCGACGTCGCCATCTGGGACAATCGCGCCACCCAGCACCGCGCCATCGCCGACTTCGGCGTCCAGCGCCGGCACCTGCGCCGCGCTACCGTGAACGGCGACGTGCCGGTGGCGATCGACGGCAACCGCAGCCGCACCACGAAAAAGGAGCAGCAGCCCGAACTGGTGCCGGCCGAATAA
- a CDS encoding MFS transporter: MATVLPRSSLSDSPRQKAGGGLDSWRLAGFASLAVPIYAAQMPLAVYLPAIYAQNFGLSLGVIGAIFLAERVWGAVADPLIGTLSDRTRSRFGRRRPWIAAGAAIYAIAAVALFFPASPIAPAYLAAALFAFYLGASMIQIPYLAWSGEISRAYHERTRVVTFQAVNGSAALLLVLVLPTIVDQFRPLDGGLKLAAMGTVILISLLLALPLTFRAFGERQIPDETQRTPRQSLLRTLEVLASEKLLLRVLASDFAVRAGQSVRGALFVFFVAIYMGLPHWASGLFLLQFVFGIAAGPIWMKIGFRIGKHRAAIAGELVQAAVNIGLLLVQPGDLPLLLTLTIVQGLAQGSGNLMLRSMVADVADQHRLKTGVDRAALFFSAFSLSEKAGTAAAIGIALPLVGWLGFDPTGADNSASALRGLLYVFALGPAAAHLISAWLIRGFSLDEAEHSRIRRALDERDKAMAPAE, encoded by the coding sequence ATGGCGACCGTCCTGCCCCGTTCCTCTTTATCCGACAGCCCCCGGCAAAAGGCCGGGGGCGGGCTCGACAGTTGGCGGCTGGCCGGTTTCGCGTCGCTCGCGGTGCCGATCTATGCCGCGCAGATGCCGCTCGCCGTCTATCTGCCAGCGATCTATGCACAGAATTTCGGGCTTTCGCTGGGCGTCATAGGCGCGATCTTCCTGGCGGAGCGGGTCTGGGGCGCGGTTGCCGATCCCCTGATCGGAACACTGAGCGATCGCACCCGCAGCCGGTTCGGCCGGCGACGGCCCTGGATCGCCGCGGGCGCCGCTATCTATGCGATTGCGGCGGTTGCGCTGTTCTTCCCCGCCAGCCCGATCGCTCCGGCCTATCTCGCGGCCGCCCTGTTCGCCTTCTACCTCGGCGCGTCGATGATTCAGATTCCCTATCTCGCCTGGTCGGGCGAGATTTCCCGCGCCTATCACGAACGAACCCGCGTCGTGACATTTCAGGCCGTCAACGGCTCCGCGGCCCTGCTCCTGGTGCTCGTCCTGCCGACCATCGTCGATCAGTTCCGGCCCTTGGACGGTGGCCTGAAGCTAGCGGCCATGGGCACGGTCATCCTGATCAGCCTGCTGCTGGCGCTCCCCCTCACCTTCCGCGCCTTTGGCGAGAGGCAAATTCCCGACGAAACGCAGCGGACACCCCGCCAGTCCCTGCTCCGCACGCTGGAAGTATTGGCGAGCGAGAAGCTGCTGCTGCGCGTACTTGCCTCCGATTTCGCGGTGCGCGCGGGCCAGAGTGTGCGCGGCGCCCTCTTCGTGTTCTTCGTCGCGATCTACATGGGCCTGCCCCATTGGGCGAGCGGCCTGTTCCTTCTCCAGTTCGTGTTCGGCATCGCAGCCGGTCCGATCTGGATGAAGATCGGCTTCCGCATCGGCAAGCATCGCGCGGCCATCGCCGGAGAACTGGTGCAGGCGGCGGTCAATATCGGCCTGCTGCTGGTGCAGCCGGGCGACCTTCCGCTCCTGCTAACGCTCACCATCGTGCAGGGTCTGGCCCAGGGATCGGGCAATCTGATGCTGCGGTCGATGGTTGCCGACGTGGCCGATCAGCACCGCCTGAAAACGGGCGTCGATCGCGCCGCGCTGTTCTTCTCGGCCTTCAGCCTGTCCGAAAAAGCGGGCACCGCCGCCGCCATCGGCATCGCCCTGCCGCTCGTCGGTTGGCTGGGCTTCGACCCGACAGGCGCGGACAACAGCGCCAGCGCGCTGCGGGGCCTGCTCTACGTGTTCGCGCTCGGCCCCGCTGCCGCCCACCTGATTTCCGCCTGGCTCATCCGGGGCTTTTCTCTGGACGAGGCCGAGCACAGCCGAATTCGACGCGCGCTCGATGAACGCGACAAAGCCATGGCGCCCGCCGAATGA
- a CDS encoding TonB-dependent receptor — MIQHTKTKGNSVAVRQVLLTGAAFAGLLAAAPAWAESAADNAPALVDALAADAAGEIVVTARHRDEDAQDVPIALSVVSSETLANTGNFTLGQVQQLVPSLQVFSFNPRNTNVNIRGLGSNVALTNDGLENGVGFYVDNVYYGRPGQSQFDLVDLAQIEVLRGPQGTLFGKNTTAGAINITTKAPTFDPEFFGEATLGTYGYHQVKGSVSAPIIADKVAFRLSVADTHRDGFLTNIYDGSKAQDYDNFSVRGQLLVTPSEDLSIKIIGDYSHQKQHFALNIPVAYFSSYDSGVAVPNNFLQRAARAGYTPLPADPFARRGDSDGHYQAFMKGYGVSGQIDWDLGPVALTSITAYRWWDWDPANDGDSTSLPVITKAQQANRQRQFSQEIRLASTGKNTIDWVVGAYYFWQIVRGYGASAYGSAAANWNFPPPGVAGATDPVIAEAALNGFEARSTSTPRTKSYALFGQANWNISDRLSLTGGLRYTYEKKDGEYDQYWYAGDDLSGLTDAQAAAARALRTRFNPVTNYSVNLTDNSVSGLATLSWKITDDVMLYGSYSRGNKSGGLNLTTLPPGATAEVKPEKVDNFEIGLKSQFLDRSLTINAAGFWTEVSDYQTAITVIPASGPVIQYISNIPKVRSRGVEADLSYAPAKWITFSAAGSYVEATYRGYANAPNKQENNPVVTPGDPTSGPTQDLTGVQLGGVPKFTYTLGLDLSRPLTEWEGRRVEIYGHADFSHRSGFNTSSTDSRYADVPGYGLLNARIGLRVDDGLWDISLWARNLTDKDYFQALSPGAFGLVTGTIGDPRTIGVTVRTKL, encoded by the coding sequence GTGATCCAACATACTAAAACAAAGGGAAATTCCGTCGCGGTCCGGCAAGTACTGCTAACGGGCGCGGCCTTTGCGGGCTTGCTCGCCGCAGCGCCCGCATGGGCTGAATCGGCCGCCGATAACGCCCCGGCCCTCGTCGATGCGCTTGCCGCCGATGCCGCTGGAGAGATCGTCGTGACCGCCCGCCATCGTGACGAAGACGCACAGGATGTGCCTATCGCGCTGAGTGTCGTCAGCAGCGAAACCCTGGCGAACACGGGTAATTTCACGCTCGGTCAAGTCCAGCAGCTCGTGCCCAGCCTTCAGGTGTTCAGCTTCAACCCGCGCAATACCAATGTGAACATACGAGGCCTTGGTTCGAACGTCGCGCTTACCAATGACGGCCTCGAAAATGGCGTCGGCTTCTATGTCGACAATGTCTATTACGGGCGGCCCGGCCAATCGCAGTTCGATCTGGTCGATCTGGCGCAGATCGAAGTGCTGCGGGGACCGCAGGGCACACTGTTCGGCAAGAACACCACCGCCGGCGCGATCAATATCACGACAAAGGCTCCGACCTTCGATCCCGAATTTTTCGGCGAGGCAACGCTGGGCACCTATGGCTATCATCAGGTCAAGGGGTCAGTTTCCGCGCCGATCATAGCGGACAAGGTCGCTTTCCGCCTCAGTGTCGCCGACACGCATCGCGACGGCTTCCTCACCAATATTTATGATGGGTCCAAAGCGCAGGACTACGATAATTTCTCGGTCCGGGGCCAATTGCTTGTCACACCGTCCGAAGACCTCTCCATCAAGATCATCGGAGACTATTCGCACCAGAAGCAGCATTTCGCGCTCAACATCCCGGTCGCCTATTTCTCATCCTACGACAGCGGCGTGGCCGTTCCCAACAATTTCCTGCAACGCGCGGCCCGGGCTGGCTATACGCCGCTGCCTGCCGATCCCTTTGCCCGACGCGGCGATTCCGATGGGCATTATCAGGCCTTCATGAAGGGTTATGGCGTGTCGGGCCAGATCGATTGGGACCTGGGCCCGGTCGCGCTGACATCCATCACCGCCTATCGCTGGTGGGACTGGGACCCGGCCAATGACGGCGATTCCACCAGCCTGCCGGTTATAACCAAGGCGCAGCAGGCGAACCGCCAGCGCCAGTTCAGCCAGGAAATCCGCCTCGCCTCGACAGGCAAGAACACGATCGACTGGGTCGTGGGCGCCTATTATTTCTGGCAGATCGTCCGCGGCTATGGCGCGTCGGCCTACGGATCGGCGGCCGCCAACTGGAACTTCCCGCCGCCCGGGGTGGCTGGCGCCACCGATCCGGTTATCGCCGAAGCGGCCCTGAACGGGTTCGAGGCGCGCTCGACCTCCACGCCGCGAACCAAAAGCTATGCGCTGTTCGGGCAGGCGAACTGGAATATCAGCGACCGGCTGAGCCTTACCGGCGGTCTGCGCTATACCTACGAAAAGAAGGACGGAGAATATGATCAATATTGGTATGCCGGAGACGATCTTTCCGGGCTGACCGATGCTCAGGCGGCAGCTGCCCGCGCCCTACGCACCCGATTCAACCCCGTCACCAACTATTCCGTCAACCTGACTGACAACAGTGTTTCGGGCCTCGCAACGCTGAGCTGGAAGATTACGGACGATGTGATGCTCTATGGCTCCTACTCGCGGGGCAACAAGTCGGGCGGCCTGAACCTTACAACCCTGCCACCGGGCGCCACGGCTGAGGTGAAGCCGGAAAAGGTCGACAATTTCGAGATCGGCCTAAAAAGCCAATTCCTCGACCGCAGCCTGACCATCAACGCGGCGGGTTTCTGGACTGAGGTCAGTGATTATCAGACCGCCATCACCGTGATCCCGGCGTCCGGGCCTGTCATTCAATATATCTCCAACATCCCCAAGGTGCGCTCGCGGGGCGTCGAAGCCGACCTCAGCTACGCGCCCGCCAAGTGGATCACCTTTTCGGCCGCAGGTTCCTATGTGGAGGCCACCTATCGCGGCTACGCCAATGCGCCCAACAAGCAGGAGAACAACCCCGTCGTGACCCCCGGAGATCCCACGTCGGGGCCGACCCAGGATCTGACCGGGGTGCAACTCGGCGGCGTTCCCAAATTCACTTATACGCTGGGCCTCGACCTCTCCCGGCCGCTCACCGAATGGGAAGGCAGGCGCGTCGAGATTTACGGCCATGCCGACTTCTCTCATCGGTCGGGCTTCAACACATCGTCGACCGACAGCCGCTATGCCGACGTCCCCGGCTATGGCCTGTTGAACGCGCGCATCGGCCTGCGCGTCGATGATGGCCTCTGGGACATATCGCTCTGGGCGCGAAACCTTACCGACAAGGATTATTTCCAAGCCCTGTCCCCCGGCGCCTTTGGTCTTGTCACCGGCACGATCGGCGATCCGCGCACGATCGGCGTCACCGTCCGCACGAAATTATGA
- the folK gene encoding 2-amino-4-hydroxy-6-hydroxymethyldihydropteridine diphosphokinase produces MPGTSHLHSYALSLGSNRPLSGNRPPAQLLSNAMERLADIGRTQLVSPFFTTPPLGPSRRVFTNAALLLETALSPEELLRELQKIERALGRRRFRRWGARSMDIDIILWSGGRWESPSLSIPHPAFRDRDFVLKPLLSVVPKWRDPLSGFTIRQLRARLLKAKTKDAARG; encoded by the coding sequence ATGCCGGGCACAAGCCATCTTCATTCCTATGCGCTTTCCCTAGGGTCCAATCGGCCATTGTCGGGGAATCGCCCTCCCGCGCAGCTTCTCTCTAACGCGATGGAGCGGCTCGCGGACATCGGGCGAACGCAGCTTGTCTCCCCCTTTTTCACGACACCCCCGCTCGGGCCGTCGCGCCGTGTTTTCACCAATGCCGCCCTGCTGCTGGAAACCGCTTTGTCACCCGAAGAACTGCTGCGGGAATTGCAGAAGATCGAACGCGCATTGGGCCGCCGCCGATTCCGCCGATGGGGCGCGCGGTCCATGGACATCGACATCATCCTATGGTCAGGGGGCCGCTGGGAGAGCCCGTCCCTCTCCATTCCCCATCCCGCCTTCCGGGACCGGGACTTCGTTCTGAAGCCTCTCTTGAGCGTCGTTCCAAAATGGCGTGATCCTCTGTCGGGCTTTACCATCCGGCAGCTTCGCGCCCGCCTCCTGAAAGCAAAGACAAAAGATGCGGCAAGAGGTTGA
- a CDS encoding uracil-DNA glycosylase translates to MLESPLPQSEPLHDCPRCPRLVELREACRAEHPDWWNAPVPAFGDPDARIAIIGLAPGKHGANRTGRPFTGDYAGDLLFATLAKFGLAEGHYMARPDDGLVLRDIIIINSVKCLPPQNKPLPVEIHNCRPFLAEGVAALPKARTFIALGQIAHQSAVKILGGKLPKARFGHLAEHRMPDGRILIDSYHCSRYNQNTGRLTAEMFEAVFARAVELARN, encoded by the coding sequence ATGCTGGAAAGCCCTCTCCCCCAAAGCGAACCGCTTCATGATTGTCCACGCTGTCCCCGGCTCGTGGAGTTGCGGGAGGCTTGCCGCGCGGAACATCCGGATTGGTGGAATGCGCCGGTGCCTGCCTTTGGCGATCCCGATGCGCGAATCGCGATCATTGGCCTTGCGCCCGGAAAGCATGGAGCCAACCGCACGGGGCGCCCCTTTACAGGCGATTATGCAGGGGATCTTCTGTTCGCCACGCTGGCGAAATTTGGCCTGGCTGAGGGCCATTATATGGCGCGGCCGGATGACGGGCTGGTTCTGCGTGACATCATCATCATCAATTCGGTCAAATGCCTTCCTCCCCAGAACAAACCGCTCCCGGTTGAAATCCACAATTGCCGTCCCTTTTTGGCGGAGGGCGTGGCAGCCTTGCCAAAGGCGCGCACCTTCATCGCGCTGGGCCAGATCGCCCATCAGTCGGCGGTGAAAATCTTGGGAGGCAAATTGCCAAAGGCGCGTTTTGGGCATCTGGCCGAACATAGAATGCCCGATGGCCGTATTCTGATCGATAGCTATCATTGCTCCCGATATAATCAGAATACGGGGCGGCTCACCGCCGAGATGTTCGAAGCGGTGTTCGCGCGGGCGGTGGAATTGGCCCGTAACTGA